From a single Ascaphus truei isolate aAscTru1 chromosome 2, aAscTru1.hap1, whole genome shotgun sequence genomic region:
- the LOC142488053 gene encoding uncharacterized protein LOC142488053 isoform X2: MDPRLLSFPVVVPERLEIKSEKEKPDTGEHLTPIKSETVPFPVSENGQNEEQNLSSDTSRSWLTPRNPEVPKNCHILDTCKEPPVPHDGEFTDLVQHTVETDSKYGSSKRYARDLRRSHSAQPFLCCQCGKSFSLDRDLLTHLCVPAREQTFTCTDGGSSFSLKGKLLSHQMIQTAVTPFTCTVCGKQLGTKRTLLIHQRVHTGEKPFTCTVCGKQLSTKRTLLNHQRVHTGEKPFTCSECSKSFSHKTGLLKHERIHTGEKPFPCKECGKQFSTKSHLLRHQMTHTGEKTFTCTECGKQFSIKKSLLSHQMTHTGEKPFTCTECGKQFSIKRTLLRHQMTHTGEKPFTCTECSKSFSMKSELLKHERIHTGEKPFTCTECGKQFTVKNSLLIHQMTHTGEKPFTCTECGKQFSIKRTLLRHQMTHTGEKPFTCTECSKSFSRKTELLNHERIHTGEKPFTCTECGKQFRTKNHLLRHQITHTGDKPFTCTECSKSFSMKTDLLIHERIHTGEKPFTCTECSKQFTVKSSLLIHQMTHTGEKPFTCSECGKQFSIKSNLLIHQMTHTGEKPFTCTECSKSFYVKKELLIHEQIHTGEKPFTCTECGKQFTVKPSLLRHQMIHTREKLFTCSECGKQFSTQKNFLRHHMTHTGEKPFTCAECSKNFSLKTELLKHERIHTGENVTL, from the coding sequence AGAACGGCCAGAATGAGGAACAGAACTTGAGCTCTGATACATCCAGAAGCTGGCTGACTCCTCGCAACCCAGAAGTACCAAAAAACTGCCACATTTTAGACACGTGCAAGGAACCACCAGTGCCACatgatggtgaatttacagaccttgtacagcacacagtagagacggactctaaatatgggtccagcaaaaggtatgcGAGAGATTTAAGAAGAAGCCACAGTGCTCAGCCTTTTCtctgttgtcagtgtggcaaaagcttctcactggacagggacctgctcacacacctttgtgtccccgctagagagcaaacctttacatgtacagatgGTGGGAGCAGTTTCTCACTGAAGGGGAAACTTCTTTCCCACCAGATGATTCAGACAGCAGTGACTCCGTTtacttgtacagtgtgtgggaaacaattaGGTACCAAGAGGACCCTCCTCATTCACCAGAgggttcatacaggggagaaaccatttacttgtacagtgtgtgggaaacagttaAGTACCAAGAGGACACTCCTCAATCATCAGAgggttcatacaggggagaaaccattcacatgttcagagtgtagtaaaagcttttctcataAGACTGGGCTCCTCaaacatgagcggattcatacaggggagaaaccattcccatgtaaagaatgtgggaaacaattcagtactaagagccacctcctccgtcaccagatgactcatacaggagaaaaaacattcacatgtacagagtgtgggaaacaattcagtatcaAGAAAAGCCTCCTCagtcaccagatgactcatacaggagaaaaaccattcacatgtacagagtgtgggaaacaatttagtattaagagaaccctcctcagacaccagatgactcatacaggggagaaaccattcacatgtacagagtgtagtaaaagcttttctatgAAGTCAGAGCTCCTCAAACATGAgcggattcacacaggggagaaaccattcacatgtacagagtgtgggaaacaattcacagttaaaaacagtctcctcatacaccagatgactcatacaggagaaaaaccattcacatgtacagagtgtgggaaacaatttagtattaagagaaccctcctcagacaccagatgactcatacaggggagaaaccattcacatgtacagagtgtagtaaaagcttttctcggaagacagagctcctcaaccatgaacggattcatacaggggagaaaccattcacatgtacagagtgtgggaaacaattccgtACTAAGAaccacctcctcagacaccagataaCTCATACTGGAGATAAACCATTCAcgtgtacagagtgtagtaaaagcttttctatgAAGACAGATCTCCtcatccatgagcggattcatacaggggagaaaccattcacatgtacagagtgtagtaaacaattcacagttaagagtagtctcctcatacaccagatgactcatacaggagaaaaaccattcacatgttcagagtgtgggaaacaatttagtATTAAGAGTAAcctcctcatacaccagatgactcatactggagagaaaccattcacatgtacagagtgtagtaaaagcttttatGTGAAGAAAGAACTCCTCATCCATGAgcagattcatacaggggagaaaccattcacatgtacagagtgtgggaaacaattcacagttaagcccagtctcctcagacaccagatgattcatacaagAGAAAAActattcacatgttcagagtgtgggaagcAATTCAGTACTCAGAAAAATTTCCTCAGACACCATatgactcatactggagagaaaccattcacatgtgcagagtgtagtaaaaacTTTTCTCTGAAGACAGAGCTTCTCAAACACGAGcgaattcatacaggggagaatgTCACTTTATAA
- the LOC142488053 gene encoding uncharacterized protein LOC142488053 isoform X1 gives MDPRLLSFPVVVPERLEIKSEKEKPDTGEHLTPIKSETVPFPVSGFPVVVPESLEIKSEKEETNTEEHLTPIKSETVPFPVSENGQNEEQNLSSDTSRSWLTPRNPEVPKNCHILDTCKEPPVPHDGEFTDLVQHTVETDSKYGSSKRYARDLRRSHSAQPFLCCQCGKSFSLDRDLLTHLCVPAREQTFTCTDGGSSFSLKGKLLSHQMIQTAVTPFTCTVCGKQLGTKRTLLIHQRVHTGEKPFTCTVCGKQLSTKRTLLNHQRVHTGEKPFTCSECSKSFSHKTGLLKHERIHTGEKPFPCKECGKQFSTKSHLLRHQMTHTGEKTFTCTECGKQFSIKKSLLSHQMTHTGEKPFTCTECGKQFSIKRTLLRHQMTHTGEKPFTCTECSKSFSMKSELLKHERIHTGEKPFTCTECGKQFTVKNSLLIHQMTHTGEKPFTCTECGKQFSIKRTLLRHQMTHTGEKPFTCTECSKSFSRKTELLNHERIHTGEKPFTCTECGKQFRTKNHLLRHQITHTGDKPFTCTECSKSFSMKTDLLIHERIHTGEKPFTCTECSKQFTVKSSLLIHQMTHTGEKPFTCSECGKQFSIKSNLLIHQMTHTGEKPFTCTECSKSFYVKKELLIHEQIHTGEKPFTCTECGKQFTVKPSLLRHQMIHTREKLFTCSECGKQFSTQKNFLRHHMTHTGEKPFTCAECSKNFSLKTELLKHERIHTGENVTL, from the exons gtttccctgtggttgtaccggagagtttagagattaagtcgGAGAAAGAAGAAACGaacactgaggaacatctgaccccaataaagagtgaaactgttccatttcctgtctctg AGAACGGCCAGAATGAGGAACAGAACTTGAGCTCTGATACATCCAGAAGCTGGCTGACTCCTCGCAACCCAGAAGTACCAAAAAACTGCCACATTTTAGACACGTGCAAGGAACCACCAGTGCCACatgatggtgaatttacagaccttgtacagcacacagtagagacggactctaaatatgggtccagcaaaaggtatgcGAGAGATTTAAGAAGAAGCCACAGTGCTCAGCCTTTTCtctgttgtcagtgtggcaaaagcttctcactggacagggacctgctcacacacctttgtgtccccgctagagagcaaacctttacatgtacagatgGTGGGAGCAGTTTCTCACTGAAGGGGAAACTTCTTTCCCACCAGATGATTCAGACAGCAGTGACTCCGTTtacttgtacagtgtgtgggaaacaattaGGTACCAAGAGGACCCTCCTCATTCACCAGAgggttcatacaggggagaaaccatttacttgtacagtgtgtgggaaacagttaAGTACCAAGAGGACACTCCTCAATCATCAGAgggttcatacaggggagaaaccattcacatgttcagagtgtagtaaaagcttttctcataAGACTGGGCTCCTCaaacatgagcggattcatacaggggagaaaccattcccatgtaaagaatgtgggaaacaattcagtactaagagccacctcctccgtcaccagatgactcatacaggagaaaaaacattcacatgtacagagtgtgggaaacaattcagtatcaAGAAAAGCCTCCTCagtcaccagatgactcatacaggagaaaaaccattcacatgtacagagtgtgggaaacaatttagtattaagagaaccctcctcagacaccagatgactcatacaggggagaaaccattcacatgtacagagtgtagtaaaagcttttctatgAAGTCAGAGCTCCTCAAACATGAgcggattcacacaggggagaaaccattcacatgtacagagtgtgggaaacaattcacagttaaaaacagtctcctcatacaccagatgactcatacaggagaaaaaccattcacatgtacagagtgtgggaaacaatttagtattaagagaaccctcctcagacaccagatgactcatacaggggagaaaccattcacatgtacagagtgtagtaaaagcttttctcggaagacagagctcctcaaccatgaacggattcatacaggggagaaaccattcacatgtacagagtgtgggaaacaattccgtACTAAGAaccacctcctcagacaccagataaCTCATACTGGAGATAAACCATTCAcgtgtacagagtgtagtaaaagcttttctatgAAGACAGATCTCCtcatccatgagcggattcatacaggggagaaaccattcacatgtacagagtgtagtaaacaattcacagttaagagtagtctcctcatacaccagatgactcatacaggagaaaaaccattcacatgttcagagtgtgggaaacaatttagtATTAAGAGTAAcctcctcatacaccagatgactcatactggagagaaaccattcacatgtacagagtgtagtaaaagcttttatGTGAAGAAAGAACTCCTCATCCATGAgcagattcatacaggggagaaaccattcacatgtacagagtgtgggaaacaattcacagttaagcccagtctcctcagacaccagatgattcatacaagAGAAAAActattcacatgttcagagtgtgggaagcAATTCAGTACTCAGAAAAATTTCCTCAGACACCATatgactcatactggagagaaaccattcacatgtgcagagtgtagtaaaaacTTTTCTCTGAAGACAGAGCTTCTCAAACACGAGcgaattcatacaggggagaatgTCACTTTATAA